The Dethiosulfovibrio peptidovorans DSM 11002 nucleotide sequence TCTGAAAGCCATGTTTAAGAGGAAAGAGACCTCTTGGAGCCATCTATCAAGCTGTGATCGACACGGGCTGGGATACGAAAAAATCCATCGTCTCAATGTCCAGATCCCTAAAGTAGCAGAAGGGAAGGCCATTATCGCCTTCCGCTTTTCAGGGAAGAAACCCATGGTTGGCTTCAGAGAAAGGGATATCTTCTACGTACTTTGGATAGACAGAGACTTTTCAGTGTACGACCATGGATAATCATACAAGCCCTTCTCCGCTCCACCGGGGAGGGGCTTTTTCTGTGTCCACAGGGGAACTATCCGGGATTTCCGGATGGTTGGGATAGGCTCACCATGTTGTTGACGCTAACAAGGTGGTTTTTCTGGATTTCCGGAAAAACTCCAGAGGGATTGGGAATTTTTTCCCAGTCCTCCAGCATCATTTTCGTGACGCCACGAAGATGATCCCATTCCCCAAATCGGGGGGATAGCTTCCATTGATCCGCCAGTTTTGGCGAATCAACCAGAGAGAGAGATTACGTCCTGGTTTTTAACAAGACTGGTAAAAACCTCCTCAGGTCCAGGCAGGACTTAGTAAAACTTAGTAATCACCCTCCACCTTGTGGCCTGGACGATGTTACCGAAACTGATTTCGGGGACATTAGGGCCATCATCGCCCCAAGCCACCCGCCATAAGGACTCACCTCTTTTGGTCACATAGCCATGAACAAAAACACCTCTCAGAATCGCTTCTAAGGGGCCTACTTTCCGCAAGAGGTAGGATGATGCCTCTTGTTTAAGGTGAACATCGCCCTGTCCTTCCTGTAGTCACAGGGGAAGAGTTTCAGGGGCTGGACTGCACGAAACGGTGCACCCACATCAATAGCCCAAATCTGGACCTGCATACAAGCTCAAAATTGAGCCGTCCTCTAAGGGAGTCAATCCGATTGATACCCCTGAACGGGCCTTCCTCAAGGGGAGTGAATCGGATTCACACCCTTGAGAGTGCCGGAGGGGATCTCGCTTGATATCTTTATCAACCGAGAGGATCGTCAGGCCCGGCGGCCTCGTTTCACGTTTTTGTGAAGTGATGCGGGGATCTCCGCAAGAGGAAGGGCCTTCCTGTGGCGACGTCCTTCCGTGTCTGGTTGCACCTGCGCAGGGGCCACTGTCGAAAACCCGACAATCATATGGGGGGCCAAAACTGGATCGTCAGAGGTGAACTTTTGTGAGCATCTGTAGCCACAGAAGACAACGACTCCACATCTTGTGGCCAGAGGCGTTGACGTGGTTGCTTCACGTGAAACAAAAAAAGAGGCCCAGAGATTAGGGCCTCTTTGAATGTCCACTTTTGTCTATCACTTTCAAGCACACAAGAAGCTCCGCTTGGCTCGACGCTACCGGGCTATACTTGCCCGGGGGTGGAGCCAAACAGAGCTTCCATAAAATGATATCACTCCTCCGGCACACCTCTACCCCGCAGCTTGTCTTCCATCAGAACATTGCTTATCAGCTGGATTTTTTCGAGACAATTCCCAATGGCCAGGAATAAATAAGAAGCCCTCTTACATAGATTTGCATAATCGTAGCAACCATCCTCCAAACGTTCCCTCAGGGGGATACTCTTATCCAAAGGTCTCTCCAGCCTGTTTATTATGTCGGTGTCTCCCATACATGACAGCTCCTTGGCTATATGCGCCTGTGACCATATTTCCTCCAAAGACACCCTATCCATCGTTACCGTACGTTCATCCATCGATATCACTCCTTTTGTCAAAATGTCGAACCTATATATCGTTTTCGTGATCTATGTTATCACTATAGATACATATGTCAATATCTAAAGTCACTTTATAGTGATACAATATATCGATAAAGAGACTTAGCATTTTTAGGAGATGATAGAATGCCTTTTACCTACAAGCCATTGTTAAAACTTCTCATAGACAGGGGAATGACCAGAACAGAGTTGAGAGATGCGATAGGGACATCTCCCAACGTAATCGCCAAGATAGGCAAGGATGAATATATCTCGCTTGCCGTCCTCGACCGCATCTGTACCGTCCTGGACTGCACCATAGAGGCGGTAATCAGACACGAAAAGCCGGGGAAGGAATAGAGACAGAGGCCCGGCGCGCAGGACTCCGGGCCTCCTCTCTTTTCAATATGGCTCGCCAGCTACAGCCTCATGGGCCACCATCTCACATACACGCCTTGAAAGCCTCGGGAGAGTCGATCTATCCATGAACAGCTCATCAGCCAGCTCTGTGACGGTCAGGGACCTCGCAGGAGAGTTCTTCACCCAACAGTACCGACGAAAAGCACTCCACTTGTCAGGACACCTCTTTTTGAATCCCTCCACCGCCTTCACCACTCCGGACCAACCGCCACAAGGGGAAAGGATCTCCTTGACCTTCTCCTTGAGGAAGACCAGCCTTTCCGCCTCGGTCAATCCCCTCGGGGCCTGGACGGGGAGTTTTTCAGGAGTCCCTTTCAAGGCCTCTACCAGCTCCACCCAGTCGGGCTCGGTTACCTTGCCTTCCAAAGCCTTGATACCCGTCACCTCTTCCGTGGATACCAGCTGTATCAGCCCTGCCAGGGCCTTTATTCGTCGGTCCGCAGAACAAGCCATACCCTTCCCCCCTCAAGTTCGGCCATCCCCCGAATGTCCGGATCGATCACCACGGTGGCGATAGCCTCCGGGACCAGCTTTCTCCTCGCTATCACGGTTTTGCGGTCCACGCCAAGCCGCTCACACAAGGCGGCCACCGTCATACCTATCGACAAGGAAGACCTCGGGAAGGATCGCACACGGATATACGACGTGTAGATACGCCAGTCCAAAGGGGAGACACGCCTATACCACCGTATCGCTTCGAGAATCTCCTCCCAGCCTCCACAGGAAGAAAGGACTTCCTCCACCTTATCCATTGTGAACACTCGACGTTCCGCCTCTGTCGATCCTCCGGACCTCTGTACATGGACGTTCTCGGGAGTGCCTTCTAGGGCCTCTATAAAAGTCACCCAGTCCGGCTCAGGGGCTCCACCCTCCAGTCTCTTGATGCCATCGGGGAGCTGTTCGGCAACCAAGGCCACCAGTCCAGCTATACTCGATAATCGCCGGTCTTTTATCTTCATCGCTCCAGGCCTCCTTCGCCGTCTGGATTTGAGGTTTTTTGAGGTTTTCAGGTTTTGTCAGGTTCAACAAGTTTCAACCTTTTCAGCCCCCTAAATGTCAACAAATGTCAATCTCTTCGCTCACCCCATACCACGCCAACGCCAGAGCATCCGCCCGACCGTCCAGTTTCCTTCCTCGTGGCGTCTCCAGCGGCACACCGGGAAAGATCTTCCGTGCCCACAGGAGAGACCTTGCTTTTCCCTCGCCAGGAACACCCCACAGCACCGCCTTTTGCCACGCTTGAGGGGATACCTCCACCCAAGGGATCTTGAGGGCCTGTAGGACGCCTAGGACCACACCGACGCCCTTTCCGAAAGTGAAGGTAGACCGGACACCCTGCTTTGGCATTGAATGGACCTTCTCCACCACCGCCAGGCCGGGAGACACCCGGGAGAGGTAGGCCGCAAGGGAGAGGCCGTCTATCTCCTTCCCTCGTGTGGGCATATCGATAACGTCCACTTGGTCGCCCAGAACGGCCACGGCTCCTTTCAGTCCGGGATCTATGCCGACTACAGCCATGACGGCTTTTCTGCCCCATCACACAGCCGCCGCCACACATCGAAGAACCTACAACGTGCCTGGTACTCCAGGGCTCCATGAAAATCCACCACGTCCACAAGGACGGGCTCGGGCTTCCCCTCGCAGGGCCTCAGTATCCTGCCTATCCTCTGTTCCGCCTTCGCAGGAGACCGGGAAGGAGCCGCCAACACCAACGCCGACAGCTCCGGGAGGTCCAGTCCTTCATCCGCCACGTTCACCGCCACCAGTACCTTGGTCTCTCCGGATCTCACCGCATCCAGTATCCGGGGCCTATCGGCCTTCTTCGTCCTTCCGGAGATGCCCAGGGCCTTTACCCCTCGTCCTTCCAGTTCTTCGCACAGAAGGGAGATAGCGTTTACCCTCGGGACCAGGACAAGGACCGTATGGCCATCGCTCAGGAGGTCTTCCGTGACGTCCGCCAGTATGGCCGCCCTGCCTGGATCGTCTCCCAGCTTGGAGAGTAGCAACGTCCACTTGTCCGCCGGGACGTTCACGTCTACCCCACGTCGCCACAGGAGACGGGCTTTTATCCTCACTCCGGAGCTTTCCAGTTCGTCCGGAGATACCGCCGCCCGACCGGGACCTATGACGCCGTGAAGTAAGGGAGTCAGTCCGTCGCTTCGCTCAGGGGTCGCCGTTAGTCCGAAACGGTAGACCGCCGGGAAGGCCTCGACGACTTCGGAGAAACACCGGGCCGGTGCGTGGTGGCACTCGTCCACGGCTATCAGTCCGTACCTGTCCACAAGGGAGGATCTTCTCTCGTCGCTGTACAGGCTCTGGACGGTCGACACGTCCACCTCTCCGGTCAGGTCGTCCGATCCTCCGCCCAGTAGACCGGCGGGCCGTCCAAGCCACCGGGACAGCTCCGACTTAAGTTGACGGGCCAGGTCCACCGTGTGGCACAGAACAAGGGATCTCTGCCCTATTTCAGCCAGCAGGGCCGATAACATGACGGTCTTCCCGCTTCCACAGGGAGCCTGTAGGAGTCCACAGGAATGGCGGGCCATCTCCGACACCGCCCCTTTCTGATAGTCCCTAAGGTCTCCGGTGAAGGAGAGGGAGAGAGGCCGGGATATCCGACCGTCTCCCACTCGTGGCTTTATGCCCGTTCCCTTGAGCCGTTCCAACGTCCAACCGGTCAACCCTCTCGGGAAGGTCCAGGTGCCCGCCTCATGAGTCCACATAATGACCTTCTCCGGGATCTTCCAGGTGGAACGCCCCTGTTTTACCGCCGTGTCGTATTTAGGGTTCCTGCACTCGCTACGCCTCACCAGATCCTTCACCAGGGCCTCGGGAGGGTCTGTCAGTCTAAGACGGGAGTCGACGTCTATTCTCATACCGCCCACCTCCTCATATCCTGTACGGGGAGCCGCCCGGTATGTCTCTCCGTCTCCGGGCTTTCGCCTTCCACCTTCACGGGGGATACCGTCTCCACAGGGGAAGGGATCTCCCCTTCGTCCTCCTTCGGCCAGGAGATAGCCGCCCCGTTGCCCAGGACCATCGCCCAGGCGGTGAGGCGGTACCTCTGGTCCGTCCAGCCGGATACCTTACCCTTGAGCTTGTCCATAGCCTCCATATGATCCTTGAGCCAACAGCCGCCCAGGCCGGACCGTATTTCCCGATCAAGCCTGTAAGCGTTGTTGCGGTCCAGGGCCTTGATGATCTTCTCCTTGTAGGGTCTCAGCCACTCCACCGCTTCCTTGGAAATCCGGGAGCCGTTCAGGAAGCCCATTTTCAGCTTGCCACCGTCCATGTACATGTACATTCCACGGGTCAACATCGCCGTTATCACCTGTTCGCCGGTAAGACTCACCATGACATTACCTCCCCTTCCAGATTCTCAAGGTGCTCAAGACATTCAAGGCTATTCAGATACTCCGGGTCGTCCGTCTGGTATTCCGGTGGATCATCAGGGGGGCCCGGTGCCCGG carries:
- a CDS encoding helix-turn-helix domain-containing protein: MPFTYKPLLKLLIDRGMTRTELRDAIGTSPNVIAKIGKDEYISLAVLDRICTVLDCTIEAVIRHEKPGKE
- a CDS encoding DEAD/DEAH box helicase, translated to MRIDVDSRLRLTDPPEALVKDLVRRSECRNPKYDTAVKQGRSTWKIPEKVIMWTHEAGTWTFPRGLTGWTLERLKGTGIKPRVGDGRISRPLSLSFTGDLRDYQKGAVSEMARHSCGLLQAPCGSGKTVMLSALLAEIGQRSLVLCHTVDLARQLKSELSRWLGRPAGLLGGGSDDLTGEVDVSTVQSLYSDERRSSLVDRYGLIAVDECHHAPARCFSEVVEAFPAVYRFGLTATPERSDGLTPLLHGVIGPGRAAVSPDELESSGVRIKARLLWRRGVDVNVPADKWTLLLSKLGDDPGRAAILADVTEDLLSDGHTVLVLVPRVNAISLLCEELEGRGVKALGISGRTKKADRPRILDAVRSGETKVLVAVNVADEGLDLPELSALVLAAPSRSPAKAEQRIGRILRPCEGKPEPVLVDVVDFHGALEYQARCRFFDVWRRLCDGAEKPSWL